A genomic window from Raphanus sativus cultivar WK10039 unplaced genomic scaffold, ASM80110v3 Scaffold0626, whole genome shotgun sequence includes:
- the LOC130502642 gene encoding uncharacterized protein LOC130502642, with product MRALEESKISIVLLLLCFSVFVTFSLQANELTAQSKKKGGEVRMEPLMEEKFMVMNETRRKLGSFQICSVCTCCGGVKGACLPLPCCFAINCNIPNRPFGYCSFTPKSCNCFGCHV from the exons atgagagcTTTAGAAGAATCTAAGATCTCTATTGTTCTGCTGCTTCTTTGCTTCTCAGTCTTCGTCACTTTCAGTCTCCAG GCAAATGAGCTAACAGCACAATCTAAAAAAAAAGGAGGAGAGGTGAGAATGGAGCCATTAATGGAGGAGAAGTTTATGGTAATGAATGAAACAAGAAGGAAGCTTGGGAGTTTCCAGATATGTTCAGTTTGCACTTGTTGTGGAGGTGTAAAAGGAGCTTGCCTACCTCTACCTTGTTGCTTTGCAATTAACTGCAACATCCCAAATAGACCCTTTGGTTATTGTTCCTTCACTCCCAAATCCTGCAATTGCTTTGGTTGCCATGTCTGA